In Antechinus flavipes isolate AdamAnt ecotype Samford, QLD, Australia chromosome 3, AdamAnt_v2, whole genome shotgun sequence, a genomic segment contains:
- the LOC127556366 gene encoding LOW QUALITY PROTEIN: cytochrome c1, heme protein, mitochondrial-like (The sequence of the model RefSeq protein was modified relative to this genomic sequence to represent the inferred CDS: inserted 1 base in 1 codon), with translation MVEAGAVGCFSVLGLPRSHGRALLGGTRLGTFVLRLPQAATMSSFSNLSKGRKVVLSVWGMLVEGGAGLVVALHTAVDASDLELHPPSYPWSHQGLLSSLDHGSICQGFQVYKQVCSSCHSMDFLVYHHLVGVCYTESEAKALAEVIEVQDGPNEDGEMFKRPGKLSDYFLKPYPNPEAARAANNGALPLDLSYIIRARHRGEDYVFSLLTGYCDLPAEVSLREGLHFNAYFPGQAIAMAPPIYNEILEYGDDTPATMSQVAKDVFLHWAAEPEHDHRKLMGLKMLLMFSLLIPLTYVMKRHKWSVXKSQKLAYQPPK, from the exons GGCTTCCGCGCTCCCATGGTCGGGCCCTCTTGGGCGGCACTAGATTGGGTACTTTCGTGCTGCGGCTACCTCAAGCTGCCACAATGTCATCATTCTCAAACCTCTCAAAGGGCCGGAAGGTGGTGCTCTCAGTTTGGGGCATGCTGGTAGAGGGCGGTGCAGGGCTTGTTGTGGCCCTGCACACTGCTGTAGATGCCAGTGACTTGGAACTACACCCACCAAGCTACCCCTGGTCACACCAAGGCCTCCTCTCCTCCTTGGACCATGGCAGTATTTGCCAGGGCTTCCAGGTCTATAAGCAGGTGTGCTCTTCCTGCCACAGCATGGATTTCCTGGTTTATCACCATTTGGTGGGTGTGTGCTACACTGAATCAGAAGCCAAGGCTCTGGCAGAGGTGATAGAGGTTCAGGATGGCCCTAATGAAGATGGAGAGATGTTCAAGAGGCCAGGGAAGCTTTCTGACTATTTCCTCAAGCCCTACCCCAACCCTGAGGCTGCTCGGGCTGCCAACAATGGAGCACTACCTCTCGACCTCAGCTACATCATCAGAGCCAGGCACCGCGGTGAGGATTATGTCTTTTCCCTACTCACAGGGTACTGTGACCTCCCTGCTGAAGTCTCCCTTAGAGAGGGCCTTCACTTCAATGCCTACTTCCCTGGCCAGGCCATTGCCATGGCTCCTCCTATCTACAATGAGATCCTTGAGTATGGTGATGATACACCAGCCACTATGTCACAGGTAGCAAAGGATGTGTTTCTGCATTGGGCTGCTGAACCAGAACATGATCATCGCAAACTCATGGGGCTCAAGATGCTGCTAATGTTCAGCTTGCTGATCCCCCTTACCTACGTCATGAAAAGGCACAAGTGGTCAG CAAAGAGTCAGAAGCTGGCATATCAGCCCCCTAAGTGA